In Candidatus Binatia bacterium, a single genomic region encodes these proteins:
- a CDS encoding tripartite tricarboxylate transporter substrate-binding protein — translation MRRKIPGFLFLGMLLGTIVAAAVALPAAEAPYYEGKVIRIVVSSGPGGGTDTAARLVSRFISKYIPGNPKTIVQNMPGGGGTVANNYFASEAKPDGLTVLQDSSSGVGNFVRGGPTIKYDPRKFKVIGGVARPGSLLMIRNDARHKLTDKTAKAAVVGDTDGIRTWVAMTVWGAEYLGWNLRWIYGYPGSRELQLAIRQGEIDVWATQNAKLVQDLKREGFVQVLVTEEDERRKDFPEVPTFIEALGAKKPTGLAWQAYQGWAGAAELDKFMMAPEGTPDNLVKILREAFDKAMKDPEVDKEGDKFFGDGWKPHTAEKITAVIREHIAIPKEAKDFITKMRLKYNLPVGDQK, via the coding sequence ATGAGACGAAAGATCCCAGGTTTTCTTTTCCTTGGCATGCTGCTGGGGACCATCGTTGCCGCCGCAGTCGCGCTCCCGGCCGCGGAAGCGCCTTACTACGAAGGCAAGGTCATCAGAATCGTCGTCTCCTCCGGGCCCGGCGGCGGAACCGACACGGCGGCGCGGCTTGTATCGCGCTTTATATCGAAATACATTCCGGGGAATCCCAAAACGATCGTGCAAAACATGCCGGGAGGAGGCGGCACCGTCGCCAACAATTACTTCGCCAGTGAGGCCAAGCCGGACGGTTTGACGGTGTTGCAGGATTCCTCTTCCGGCGTCGGCAACTTCGTCCGCGGCGGCCCGACGATCAAGTACGATCCGAGAAAATTCAAAGTCATCGGCGGCGTCGCCCGCCCCGGCAGTCTCCTCATGATTCGAAACGACGCGCGGCACAAGCTCACCGACAAGACCGCCAAGGCGGCCGTCGTCGGCGACACGGACGGGATTCGCACCTGGGTCGCGATGACGGTTTGGGGCGCGGAATATCTCGGCTGGAACCTGCGCTGGATCTACGGCTATCCGGGAAGCCGGGAGCTGCAGCTCGCGATCCGCCAGGGAGAGATCGACGTTTGGGCGACGCAGAACGCCAAGCTGGTCCAGGATTTGAAGCGCGAGGGATTCGTGCAGGTGCTGGTGACCGAAGAAGACGAGCGCCGCAAGGATTTTCCGGAAGTCCCCACGTTCATCGAGGCCTTGGGCGCAAAAAAGCCCACCGGCCTGGCCTGGCAGGCCTATCAGGGTTGGGCCGGCGCGGCGGAGCTGGATAAGTTCATGATGGCGCCCGAAGGCACGCCGGATAATCTGGTGAAGATATTGCGCGAGGCCTTTGACAAGGCCATGAAAGATCCCGAAGTCGACAAAGAAGGAGATAAATTTTTCGGCGACGGCTGGAAACCGCACACGGCGGAAAAAATCACCGCTGTGATTCGCGAGCACATCGCGATTCCCAAAGAAGCGAAAGATTTCATCACCAAGATGCGCCTGAAGTATAACTTGCCGGTCGGCGACCAGAAATAG
- a CDS encoding tripartite tricarboxylate transporter permease, giving the protein MIEAALEGLVGVLQPEALAFMCLGVLIGSLVGFLPGIGGPSTLAIMLPFVMTMKDPLLVIALLVGMDAVGNTASAFTSILISVPGSSGSQATILDGYPMAKRGEAARALSASFVASLLGGLFGALVLFASLPVLRPIVLAFSSPEFFILTLWGVSMVGILSGNAPIKGLLAGIVGVLIATVGLDAKSGIERYAFNVSYLWEGVDLVLVALGLFGIPEVIDLASRKTSIAKAEEFGHGYWEGILDVFRHWWLLIRTSIVGAWVGFLPGLGSSVADWFAYAHAVQTEKNRENFGKGDVRGVIASEGANNAKEGGDYIPTLAFGIPGGTSTALVLTAFIAVGIKPGPDMLTSQLNLTFAVIWTLCIANILATAVCMLFAKPIAKLCFLPFYAIVPPIVAFVFIGAFAANFHSYDLAALMIFSTLGFFMRRHGWPRPALLLGLVLGEKMEMYLWLSYTRYGFEWLTRPMVIGLIVLLIVSVVYPIVTGRKHKRAAEMAPAEV; this is encoded by the coding sequence GTGATCGAAGCGGCGTTAGAAGGCCTCGTCGGCGTGCTCCAGCCCGAGGCGCTGGCATTTATGTGCCTGGGGGTTCTGATCGGCAGCCTCGTCGGATTCCTGCCGGGGATCGGCGGCCCGAGCACGCTGGCGATCATGCTCCCCTTCGTCATGACGATGAAGGATCCCCTTCTGGTCATCGCGCTTCTCGTCGGAATGGACGCGGTGGGAAATACCGCCAGCGCCTTTACTTCGATCCTCATCTCGGTTCCGGGAAGCTCGGGCTCGCAGGCGACTATCTTGGACGGCTATCCGATGGCGAAGCGGGGCGAAGCCGCGCGAGCGCTCAGCGCGTCGTTCGTCGCTTCGCTTTTGGGCGGTCTCTTCGGCGCGCTGGTGCTATTCGCTTCTTTGCCCGTGCTTAGGCCCATCGTCCTCGCCTTCAGCTCGCCGGAATTTTTTATCCTCACGCTTTGGGGCGTCAGCATGGTCGGCATTTTGAGCGGCAACGCGCCGATCAAAGGACTGCTCGCCGGCATCGTCGGCGTTCTGATCGCCACGGTAGGGCTGGATGCGAAATCCGGCATCGAGCGCTACGCTTTCAACGTCTCGTATCTGTGGGAGGGCGTCGATCTCGTTCTGGTCGCTTTGGGTCTTTTCGGCATCCCGGAAGTGATCGACCTCGCGAGCCGCAAGACCAGCATCGCCAAGGCGGAGGAATTCGGCCACGGCTATTGGGAAGGCATTCTCGACGTGTTCCGCCACTGGTGGCTGCTCATCCGCACTTCTATCGTCGGCGCGTGGGTGGGATTTCTCCCCGGCCTCGGCAGCTCGGTCGCGGATTGGTTCGCCTACGCGCACGCGGTGCAAACGGAAAAAAACCGCGAGAACTTCGGCAAAGGCGACGTCCGCGGCGTGATAGCGTCGGAAGGCGCCAACAACGCCAAGGAAGGCGGCGATTACATCCCGACTCTCGCCTTCGGCATTCCCGGCGGCACTTCCACCGCGCTGGTTCTAACGGCCTTCATCGCGGTCGGAATCAAGCCGGGCCCGGACATGTTGACGAGCCAGTTGAACCTGACCTTCGCGGTGATCTGGACGCTCTGCATCGCGAATATCCTCGCCACCGCCGTGTGCATGCTTTTCGCCAAGCCGATCGCCAAACTCTGTTTTCTCCCGTTCTATGCCATCGTTCCGCCGATCGTAGCGTTCGTCTTCATCGGCGCATTCGCGGCCAACTTTCACAGTTACGATCTTGCCGCGCTCATGATTTTCTCCACGCTCGGTTTTTTCATGCGGCGCCACGGCTGGCCGCGGCCGGCTTTGCTCCTGGGCCTGGTGCTCGGCGAGAAGATGGAGATGTACCTCTGGCTCTCCTACACGCGCTACGGCTTCGAGTGGCTCACGCGCCCGATGGTGATCGGGTTGATCGTGCTGTTGATCGTTTCCGTCGTCTATCCGATCGTCACCGGGCGAAAACATAAACGCGCCGCCGAGATGGCGCCGGCCGAGGTCTAA